A single window of Pseudomonas lutea DNA harbors:
- a CDS encoding UvrD-helicase domain-containing protein: MGRGLSRIQAQHVPSWHQGHADGYLNGHAEGMNEGYAEGHLDGIEEGRQVLVIRDTRPLEHRGPRVDDHLFDDWRLPLTNELKKRIKADVAERLPAHAQPTAAQWKMIFSDTPSTYVIAGAGAGKSTSLVLRVLLLNHYLGFELDSMTVVTFTRESRKDFINKLIDIMALWGRQLTLREAREVVRTFHSRILPLVRSLPGFEQLQAFENLSSQTGQLFDDTADSNPFDLRINDAQRQQMNLCYRDLYAANERFREVMAPLYRQSLQLKELDRDHPDVQKRITVMGLSSKRDEELCDIIEDLWIRAGAWPIQGVEPMRQTVEVSGLNFHVHGYAAELDAWIVLGLDPGEDQHLRRPDAKLPVWAEWVIKRTLFQAFCRKPVIWLENYQASRGMMQSLSGAAVAGPGFDYKVKGELSAAPLLDCFVAAASFIENLGLDVADAVAQMRFSDQDPDRFFFEALSLFWKAFESHLLEQSPPVMTYNRMFSLFGENSPENLKLVSDAGLRPLSHLMIDEFQDVSPQIVSWIRATLREIRSRGPALHVGRGAQRSSLLCVGDDWQSIYGWRGSSPKFFMEFAKEFSSPSTTKVMLSDNFRSHQHIIDAAEHIVRAAPAISGKKARASGPVQELVPVTVLERDDDRLLSLLTEHYNAGDSVLLLYRKGSERSRLPEAFQALANADYALPPQQRRLKQLTYHSAKGLQADAVFLLGDCQHLTQSPYKNQVYQLAGLGREGDLEAFDNAQKDEVLRLAYVAITRAVRHCYWFIDAAGTEDASIARASARVASDKPFFDDTRGAHSEVKAQPAETV, translated from the coding sequence ATGGGTAGGGGCCTGTCGCGCATTCAGGCTCAGCACGTGCCGTCCTGGCATCAGGGTCATGCCGATGGCTACCTGAACGGGCATGCCGAAGGCATGAACGAGGGCTACGCCGAAGGTCATCTGGACGGTATCGAAGAGGGCCGGCAGGTGCTGGTGATCCGCGACACCCGCCCCCTCGAACACCGAGGCCCGCGGGTCGATGATCACCTGTTCGACGACTGGCGTCTGCCGCTGACCAACGAGCTGAAAAAACGCATCAAGGCGGACGTGGCCGAGCGACTGCCGGCTCATGCGCAGCCCACGGCGGCGCAGTGGAAAATGATCTTCAGCGACACACCGTCCACCTATGTCATCGCCGGGGCCGGCGCGGGCAAGTCCACGTCGCTGGTGCTGCGCGTGTTGCTGCTCAATCATTACCTGGGCTTCGAGCTGGATTCCATGACCGTGGTGACGTTCACCCGCGAGTCGCGCAAGGATTTCATCAACAAACTCATCGACATCATGGCCCTGTGGGGACGCCAGTTGACGCTGCGCGAGGCCCGAGAAGTGGTTCGCACCTTCCATTCGCGCATTTTGCCGCTGGTGCGCAGCCTCCCGGGGTTCGAGCAACTGCAGGCGTTTGAAAACCTCAGCAGCCAGACCGGCCAGCTGTTTGACGACACCGCCGACAGCAACCCTTTCGACCTGCGCATCAACGACGCGCAGCGCCAGCAGATGAACCTGTGTTACCGCGACCTTTACGCCGCCAACGAGCGGTTCCGTGAAGTCATGGCGCCTTTGTATCGGCAGTCGCTGCAACTCAAGGAACTGGACCGCGATCACCCTGATGTGCAAAAGCGCATCACGGTGATGGGCTTGTCCTCCAAGCGTGACGAGGAGTTGTGCGACATCATCGAGGACCTGTGGATCCGTGCAGGGGCCTGGCCTATTCAGGGCGTTGAGCCGATGCGCCAGACCGTCGAAGTCAGCGGGCTGAATTTCCACGTCCACGGTTATGCCGCCGAACTGGATGCCTGGATCGTGCTCGGCTTGGACCCCGGCGAAGACCAGCATCTGCGCCGCCCGGACGCCAAGCTGCCCGTGTGGGCCGAGTGGGTCATCAAGCGCACGCTGTTCCAGGCGTTCTGCCGCAAACCGGTGATCTGGCTGGAAAACTACCAGGCTTCGCGCGGCATGATGCAGTCCCTGTCAGGCGCGGCAGTCGCGGGCCCGGGCTTTGATTACAAGGTCAAAGGCGAGCTGAGCGCTGCGCCGCTGCTGGATTGTTTTGTGGCGGCCGCCAGTTTTATCGAAAACCTCGGGCTGGACGTCGCCGACGCGGTGGCGCAAATGCGCTTTTCCGACCAGGACCCCGACCGGTTCTTCTTTGAAGCCTTGAGTCTGTTCTGGAAAGCCTTCGAGAGTCACTTGCTGGAGCAGTCGCCTCCGGTCATGACCTACAACCGGATGTTTTCCCTGTTTGGCGAAAACTCGCCGGAAAACCTAAAACTGGTGAGCGATGCCGGGCTGCGGCCGCTGTCGCATCTGATGATCGACGAGTTTCAGGACGTGTCGCCGCAAATTGTCTCGTGGATCCGTGCGACTCTGCGCGAAATCCGCAGTCGCGGCCCGGCGTTGCACGTCGGTCGCGGCGCTCAACGTTCGTCGTTGCTGTGTGTGGGCGATGACTGGCAATCGATCTACGGCTGGCGCGGCAGTTCACCGAAGTTTTTCATGGAGTTTGCCAAGGAGTTCTCGTCGCCTTCGACCACCAAGGTCATGCTCAGCGACAACTTCCGCAGCCACCAGCACATCATCGATGCGGCAGAACATATCGTCCGCGCCGCGCCGGCCATCAGCGGCAAGAAGGCCCGGGCCAGCGGTCCGGTGCAGGAGCTTGTACCGGTAACCGTACTGGAACGCGACGACGACCGCCTGCTGTCTCTCCTGACCGAGCATTACAACGCCGGCGACTCTGTGCTGCTGCTCTACCGCAAGGGTAGCGAACGCAGCCGCCTCCCGGAGGCGTTTCAGGCCCTTGCCAACGCCGATTACGCGTTGCCGCCGCAGCAGCGTCGCCTGAAACAGCTCACCTATCACAGCGCCAAGGGCCTGCAAGCCGACGCGGTGTTTTTGCTGGGCGACTGTCAGCACCTGACCCAGTCACCGTACAAGAATCAGGTGTATCAGTTGGCCGGTCTCGGCCGGGAAGGGGACCTGGAAGCGTTCGACAACGCGCAGAAGGATGAAGTGTTGCGCCTGGCCTATGTGGCCATTACTCGCGCCGTGCGGCACTGCTACTGGTTCATTGACGCCGCCGGTACTGAAGACGCCTCCATCGCCCGCGCCTCCGCACGGGTCGCGTCGGACAAACCGTTTTTCGACGACACCCGAGGCGCCCACTCTGAGGTCAAGGCCCAACCGGCCGAAACCGTCTGA
- a CDS encoding DUF1652 domain-containing protein yields the protein MKCSTERGGLMNKVTFPNACQLMRWHFHPVGFEANMDAPGSMVARLFDRASGETVIAIAAIPCATVMNATDVERIIEAIELEVETFIPRRTPYLNRA from the coding sequence ATGAAGTGCTCAACTGAACGAGGTGGGTTGATGAACAAGGTCACATTCCCCAATGCCTGCCAGCTGATGCGCTGGCATTTTCATCCGGTGGGCTTTGAAGCCAACATGGATGCGCCTGGCAGCATGGTTGCGCGCCTCTTCGACCGCGCCAGTGGGGAAACCGTGATCGCCATCGCCGCCATCCCCTGCGCCACGGTCATGAACGCCACCGACGTGGAGCGCATCATCGAAGCCATCGAGCTTGAAGTCGAAACGTTTATCCCCCGTCGTACGCCCTATCTGAACAGGGCGTAA
- a CDS encoding 2-hydroxyacid dehydrogenase has translation MTAHVVLYKKLSAPLMQRLQSQAEVTLIEDPKSSDGLARLRDALPRADGLLGASLKLDAGLLDLAPKLKAVASVSVGVDNYDIEYLTRRRILLTNTPDVLTETTADTGFALIMATARRVVELATMVRDGQWTHNLGPEHFGSDVHGKTLGIIGMGRIGEAVAQRGHFGFGMPVIYHSHSPKPAVEARFNAAYRSLDALLAEADFVCLTVPLTRETEGLIGATQFARMRPETIFINIARGKVVDEQALIAALQNGQIRAAGLDVFEQEPVSAHSPLLKMSNVVATPHMGSATHETREAMARCAVENLLAALAGERPKDLVNPTAWEG, from the coding sequence ATGACTGCGCATGTTGTGCTCTACAAAAAACTCTCGGCGCCACTGATGCAACGCCTGCAATCGCAGGCCGAGGTGACGCTGATCGAAGACCCGAAATCCAGTGACGGCCTGGCCCGTCTACGCGACGCCCTGCCCCGTGCCGACGGCCTGCTTGGCGCAAGCCTGAAGCTGGACGCAGGGCTGCTGGACCTGGCGCCGAAGCTGAAGGCCGTGGCCAGCGTCTCGGTGGGTGTCGACAACTACGACATCGAGTACCTGACCCGACGCCGCATTCTGCTCACCAACACGCCGGATGTGCTCACCGAAACCACTGCCGACACCGGCTTCGCGCTGATCATGGCCACTGCCCGCCGGGTGGTGGAACTGGCGACCATGGTCCGCGACGGCCAGTGGACGCACAATCTGGGCCCTGAGCATTTCGGTTCGGACGTGCATGGCAAGACGCTGGGCATCATCGGCATGGGACGGATCGGCGAGGCGGTGGCGCAACGGGGGCATTTCGGTTTCGGGATGCCGGTGATCTATCACAGCCACTCGCCCAAGCCGGCGGTGGAGGCACGCTTCAACGCAGCCTATCGCAGCCTCGACGCGCTGCTGGCCGAAGCGGATTTCGTTTGCCTGACGGTGCCGCTGACTCGCGAAACCGAGGGGCTTATCGGCGCCACGCAATTTGCCCGAATGCGCCCCGAGACGATCTTTATCAACATCGCCAGGGGCAAAGTCGTGGACGAGCAGGCACTGATTGCCGCCCTGCAAAACGGTCAGATTCGCGCGGCTGGCCTGGACGTGTTCGAGCAGGAGCCGGTCAGCGCACATTCGCCGTTGCTGAAAATGAGCAACGTGGTCGCCACGCCGCACATGGGCTCGGCCACCCATGAAACCCGTGAAGCCATGGCCCGTTGTGCGGTGGAGAATCTGCTGGCGGCACTGGCGGGCGAGCGGCCGAAAGACCTGGTCAACCCCACGGCCTGGGAAGGTTGA
- a CDS encoding MFS transporter, producing the protein MEKLLESVKHAGLKRRWLLIMPIVFITYSLAYLDRANYGFAAASGMAEDLHITPGMSSLLGALFFLGYFFFQVPGAIYAQKKSVKKLIFVSLILWGGLATLTGIVSNAYMLIGIRFMLGVVEAAVMPAMLVYLCYWFTKAERSRANTVLILGNPVTMLWMSVVSGYLVAHFSWRWMFIVEGLPAVVWAFIWWRLVDERPAQAKWLTAEEKTELQTRLDAEQVGIKPVKNYAEAFRSPRVLLLAAQYFCWSIGVYGFVLWLPTIIKKGMQMDMVEAGWLSALPYLAAVIGMVLVSWASDKTQKRKAFVWPPLLLAAVAFYGSYALGTEHFWWSYSLLVIAGACMYAPYGPFFAIVPEILPANVAGGAMALINSLGALGSFAGSYLVGYLNGVTGTLSASYLFMSGALLVSVVLTLLLKPDTKARPLSDTPQPRPTPAHS; encoded by the coding sequence ATGGAAAAGCTGCTCGAATCCGTCAAACACGCCGGCCTTAAACGCCGCTGGCTGTTGATCATGCCCATCGTTTTCATCACCTACAGCCTGGCCTACCTGGATCGCGCCAACTACGGGTTTGCCGCCGCGTCAGGCATGGCCGAAGACCTGCACATCACCCCCGGCATGTCGTCGTTACTGGGCGCATTGTTCTTTCTGGGGTACTTCTTTTTCCAGGTGCCCGGCGCAATCTACGCGCAGAAAAAGAGCGTTAAAAAGCTGATCTTCGTCAGCCTGATCCTGTGGGGCGGCCTGGCTACGCTGACGGGCATCGTGTCCAACGCCTACATGCTCATCGGCATTCGCTTCATGCTCGGCGTGGTCGAGGCGGCGGTGATGCCGGCCATGCTGGTGTACCTCTGCTATTGGTTTACCAAGGCCGAGCGCTCGCGGGCCAACACCGTGCTGATCCTCGGTAACCCGGTGACCATGCTGTGGATGTCGGTGGTCTCGGGCTACCTGGTGGCGCACTTCAGCTGGCGCTGGATGTTCATCGTCGAAGGTCTGCCTGCGGTGGTCTGGGCGTTTATCTGGTGGCGTCTGGTGGACGAGCGTCCGGCCCAGGCCAAGTGGCTGACCGCTGAAGAAAAGACCGAACTGCAAACGCGCCTTGATGCCGAGCAAGTGGGCATCAAGCCGGTGAAGAACTACGCCGAAGCCTTCCGCTCCCCTCGCGTGCTGCTGCTGGCGGCGCAGTACTTCTGCTGGAGCATCGGCGTCTACGGCTTCGTGTTGTGGCTGCCGACCATCATCAAAAAGGGCATGCAGATGGACATGGTCGAAGCCGGCTGGCTCTCGGCGTTGCCTTATCTGGCTGCGGTGATCGGCATGGTGCTGGTGTCCTGGGCATCTGACAAAACCCAGAAGCGCAAAGCGTTTGTCTGGCCACCGCTGCTGTTGGCCGCCGTTGCCTTCTACGGCTCCTACGCGTTGGGCACCGAGCACTTCTGGTGGTCCTACTCGCTGCTGGTGATCGCCGGCGCGTGCATGTACGCGCCGTACGGCCCCTTCTTTGCCATCGTCCCGGAAATCCTCCCGGCCAATGTCGCCGGTGGTGCCATGGCGCTGATCAACAGCCTTGGCGCACTGGGTTCGTTCGCCGGCTCGTACCTGGTCGGTTACCTGAACGGCGTCACCGGCACGTTGAGCGCTTCGTACCTGTTCATGAGCGGCGCACTGTTGGTGTCGGTTGTTCTGACGCTGTTGCTCAAGCCGGACACCAAGGCGCGGCCCTTGAGCGACACGCCGCAGCCGCGCCCAACGCCTGCCCACTCCTGA
- a CDS encoding sugar kinase, producing MSEIDILSFGETMTMLVAEQTGDLAQVRHFEKRIAGADSNVAIGLSRLGFNVAWLSRVGDDSMGRFVTDSLQQEGVDCAHVTVDRARPTGFQFKSLELEGADPVVEYFRRGSAASHLSVNDIVPELLKARHLHATGIPAALSDTCRELSHVLMTQMREAGRSVSFDPNLRPSLWSSQSTMIREVNRLASHAHWVMPGMAEGELLTGFDTPGDIARFYLDLGAEAVVIKLGAEGAYCRTQSMEAFVPGVAVDNVVDTVGAGDGFAVGVISALLENLGLEQATARGNWIGSQVVQSRGDMEGLPSRAALDAAMPATALPGNMPGGDMLRNTSASRRQIA from the coding sequence ATGTCTGAGATCGATATTTTGTCCTTCGGCGAAACCATGACCATGCTGGTCGCCGAGCAAACCGGCGACTTGGCGCAGGTCCGCCATTTCGAGAAACGCATCGCTGGCGCCGACAGCAACGTCGCCATCGGGCTGTCCCGGCTGGGCTTCAACGTCGCGTGGCTGAGCCGGGTCGGGGACGACTCCATGGGCCGCTTTGTCACTGACAGCCTGCAACAGGAAGGCGTCGACTGCGCCCATGTCACGGTGGACCGGGCTCGCCCGACCGGGTTTCAGTTCAAATCGCTGGAGCTGGAAGGCGCCGACCCGGTGGTTGAGTATTTCCGACGCGGTTCGGCCGCCAGTCACTTGTCGGTCAACGACATCGTCCCCGAGCTGCTCAAAGCCCGGCACCTGCACGCCACTGGCATTCCGGCGGCGCTGTCGGACACCTGCCGAGAGCTGTCCCATGTGCTGATGACGCAAATGCGCGAAGCGGGCCGCAGCGTGTCGTTCGACCCCAACCTTCGCCCTTCGCTGTGGTCGAGCCAGAGCACGATGATCCGGGAGGTCAACCGGCTCGCCAGCCATGCCCACTGGGTCATGCCCGGGATGGCGGAAGGCGAGCTGCTGACCGGATTCGACACACCGGGCGACATCGCGCGGTTTTACCTGGATCTGGGCGCAGAAGCAGTGGTCATCAAACTCGGTGCCGAGGGCGCCTATTGCCGCACGCAATCGATGGAAGCGTTCGTCCCCGGCGTGGCAGTGGACAACGTCGTTGACACCGTCGGCGCAGGCGATGGCTTTGCGGTCGGCGTGATCAGCGCACTGCTGGAAAACCTCGGCCTCGAACAGGCGACGGCCCGCGGCAACTGGATCGGCAGCCAGGTGGTGCAGAGCCGCGGAGACATGGAGGGCCTGCCCTCCCGTGCCGCCCTCGATGCCGCCATGCCTGCCACGGCCCTGCCCGGCAACATGCCCGGCGGCGACATGCTCCGAAACACCAGCGCCTCGCGACGACAGATTGCCTGA
- a CDS encoding sugar phosphate isomerase/epimerase family protein, with product MNQPTVAISLGAFGADLVRAQGQASFIPLLVSAGVKRIELREELFSPDVAHQDLPGLAHAIQVQGLECLYSAPIELWLEGDTKPNPELQPTLDRASACGAVWLKVSLGHFNERCDLAALADRLAPYAVHLLVENDQTEHGGRIEPFVQFFAAITALQMPIGMTFDIGNWRWHDQLASDAARALGRYVEYLHCKAITRNAAGKLIAVPPTPADLQDWRQLMQHMPTGVPRAIEYPLQGDDLLEVTREQVALLANLGSSSTPHSTETETLSHV from the coding sequence ATGAATCAACCCACCGTTGCCATCAGCCTCGGCGCTTTCGGTGCCGACCTCGTCCGCGCCCAGGGACAGGCCAGTTTCATCCCCCTGCTGGTGAGCGCTGGCGTCAAGCGCATCGAACTGCGTGAAGAGCTGTTCAGCCCTGACGTGGCGCATCAAGATTTACCGGGCCTGGCCCATGCCATTCAGGTCCAGGGGCTGGAGTGCCTTTATTCGGCGCCAATCGAGCTGTGGCTTGAAGGCGACACTAAGCCCAATCCAGAGCTGCAACCGACCCTTGACCGCGCCAGCGCCTGCGGTGCGGTGTGGTTGAAGGTGTCGCTGGGGCATTTCAACGAGCGCTGCGACCTCGCCGCGCTGGCTGACCGGCTTGCGCCCTACGCCGTGCATCTGCTGGTGGAGAATGATCAGACCGAGCATGGCGGCCGCATCGAACCCTTCGTGCAGTTTTTTGCCGCGATCACCGCGCTGCAGATGCCCATCGGCATGACCTTCGACATCGGCAACTGGCGCTGGCATGACCAATTGGCCAGCGACGCCGCGCGCGCGCTGGGCCGTTACGTCGAATACCTGCACTGCAAGGCGATCACCCGTAATGCAGCGGGCAAACTTATCGCCGTGCCGCCGACGCCGGCTGACCTGCAGGACTGGCGGCAACTCATGCAGCACATGCCGACAGGCGTGCCCCGTGCCATCGAATACCCGCTCCAAGGCGACGACTTGCTGGAGGTCACGCGCGAACAGGTTGCCCTGCTTGCCAATCTCGGCAGCTCGTCAACCCCACACTCCACGGAAACGGAGACGCTGAGCCATGTCTGA
- a CDS encoding LacI family DNA-binding transcriptional regulator has protein sequence MNDVADLAGVSKASVSRFIGDDRALLSEAIAKRIEHAIETLGYRPNQMARGLKRGRTRLIGMLVADIRNPYSIAVMHGVETACRKHGYSLVVCNTDRDDEQERLHLAALRSYNIEGLIVNTLGHHLDELRELHTELPMVLVDRKVDELHSDLVGLDNQAAVRQALDHLQESGYRDVLMVTEPQDGTSSRIERVDAFMAEISQRAGMKGAVCDTGEHLRDHLRQFIAQEGPGPKALFTGNGVATLITTRQLHELGCHLFDDIGLIALDELDWYPLVGSGITSLAQPTHEMGITAFECLLERLRGDQAPVRLYDFPAQLIPRGSTRRRR, from the coding sequence ATGAACGACGTCGCCGACCTGGCCGGCGTCTCCAAGGCCAGCGTCTCGCGCTTCATCGGCGATGACCGTGCCCTGCTGTCCGAAGCCATCGCCAAACGCATCGAACACGCCATCGAAACCCTGGGCTATCGCCCCAACCAGATGGCCCGCGGACTCAAACGCGGCCGTACCCGCCTGATCGGCATGCTCGTCGCCGACATCCGCAACCCCTACTCCATCGCCGTCATGCACGGCGTCGAAACCGCTTGCCGCAAACACGGCTACAGCCTGGTGGTGTGCAACACCGACCGCGACGACGAGCAGGAACGCCTGCACCTGGCCGCGCTGCGCTCCTACAACATCGAAGGGCTCATCGTGAACACTCTCGGCCATCACCTTGATGAGCTGCGCGAATTGCACACCGAGCTGCCAATGGTGCTGGTCGATCGCAAGGTCGACGAACTGCACAGCGACCTGGTCGGCCTCGACAATCAAGCCGCCGTGCGTCAAGCGCTGGACCACTTGCAGGAGTCTGGCTATCGCGACGTGTTAATGGTCACCGAACCTCAGGACGGCACCAGCTCGCGGATCGAGCGGGTCGATGCGTTCATGGCCGAGATCAGCCAGCGCGCCGGGATGAAGGGCGCGGTGTGTGACACCGGTGAGCACTTGCGCGACCATCTGCGCCAGTTCATCGCGCAAGAAGGTCCCGGCCCTAAGGCGCTGTTCACTGGCAACGGCGTTGCCACCTTGATCACCACCCGCCAATTGCACGAACTGGGCTGTCACTTGTTCGACGACATCGGCCTGATTGCCCTCGACGAACTTGACTGGTACCCGCTGGTGGGCAGCGGCATCACTTCGCTGGCGCAACCCACCCATGAAATGGGTATCACCGCCTTTGAATGCCTGCTGGAGCGCTTGCGTGGCGATCAAGCCCCGGTGCGCCTGTATGACTTCCCCGCGCAGTTGATCCCGCGCGGTTCGACTCGACGACGACGCTGA
- a CDS encoding ABC transporter permease, which translates to MKEEITVAQTLVTRTRGKWRSRLKGLAVPVAVLLMLEIAVRIGWVQSYQMPAPSEIATTLTDLADGALWKHIGASLTRVLSGFLIGAAVALVFAAWVGLSREAEAYLEPTFAGLRSIPSLAWVPLLLLWLGIGETSKVVLIAIGAFFPVYLNGVAAIRSVDRKLVEVGQMYRFSPRQMIVHVFLPAALPGLFTGLRSGLSLSWMFLVAAELIAATKGLGYLLSDGRETSRPDIVLAAIIVLAVLGKLTDGVLAMLERRFLSWRDTFKG; encoded by the coding sequence TTGAAGGAAGAAATCACAGTCGCCCAAACCCTTGTCACCCGGACGCGTGGGAAATGGCGGTCCCGCTTGAAGGGTCTGGCCGTACCCGTTGCCGTTTTGCTGATGCTGGAAATCGCCGTACGCATCGGCTGGGTGCAGTCGTACCAGATGCCGGCGCCGAGCGAGATTGCTACGACGCTGACTGACCTGGCCGATGGCGCGCTGTGGAAACACATCGGCGCCAGCCTGACCCGGGTGCTGAGCGGGTTCTTGATCGGCGCGGCCGTGGCTCTGGTGTTTGCCGCGTGGGTCGGGCTCAGTCGGGAAGCCGAGGCTTATCTGGAGCCAACATTTGCCGGACTGCGCTCGATCCCGAGCCTGGCTTGGGTGCCGCTGTTGCTGCTCTGGCTGGGGATCGGCGAGACGTCAAAGGTGGTGCTGATCGCCATCGGGGCGTTTTTCCCGGTGTACCTGAACGGTGTGGCGGCCATCCGCAGTGTTGATCGCAAGCTGGTGGAGGTCGGGCAGATGTACCGCTTCAGTCCGCGGCAGATGATCGTTCATGTTTTCTTGCCGGCCGCCCTGCCCGGTTTGTTCACGGGTTTGAGGTCGGGGTTGAGTCTGTCGTGGATGTTTTTGGTGGCCGCGGAGTTGATCGCTGCGACGAAGGGGTTGGGGTATTTGCTCAGTGACGGCCGCGAGACGTCGCGGCCGGACATTGTGCTCGCGGCGATTATCGTGCTGGCGGTGTTGGGTAAATTGACCGATGGGGTACTGGCGATGCTGGAACGGCGATTTTTATCGTGGCGCGATACGTTTAAGGGGTGA
- a CDS encoding aliphatic sulfonate ABC transporter substrate-binding protein, with the protein MTSILRLPHAFKLVASALVLALQSQAYAAEAPPAEVHLDYAYYSPVSLVLKHFGWLEQALPQSKVSWVFSQGSNRSLEYLNSGGVDFASSASLSAVLARANGSPIKSVYVYSRAEWTALVVGKNSPLQSVADLKGKKIAATKGTDPYLFTLRALQQAKLSKDDVELLHLQHPDGRIALEKGDVDAWAGLDPHMAASEIQAGSRLLYRNKDFNSYGVVSVTERYAKEHPEAIKTVLGAYEKAREWSLKNPDQLAQLVATESGLPLDVARLQLSRTDLSNPRLTEQDTTASKAAAPILVSEELVRRGTDVGQVIDQLIDPSYADAVVVKP; encoded by the coding sequence ATGACCTCAATCCTCCGTCTGCCGCACGCTTTCAAACTGGTCGCCAGTGCACTGGTACTGGCACTACAATCCCAGGCCTATGCTGCCGAGGCACCTCCGGCTGAGGTGCATCTGGACTACGCCTATTACTCACCCGTAAGCCTGGTGCTCAAGCATTTCGGCTGGCTGGAACAGGCCCTCCCGCAAAGCAAGGTGAGTTGGGTTTTCAGTCAAGGCAGCAACCGCTCGCTGGAGTACTTGAACAGCGGCGGCGTGGACTTTGCGTCTTCCGCCAGCCTGTCTGCTGTTCTGGCGCGGGCCAATGGCAGCCCGATCAAATCGGTTTACGTCTACAGCCGGGCGGAATGGACAGCGTTGGTGGTGGGCAAGAACTCCCCGCTACAGAGCGTTGCCGACCTCAAAGGCAAGAAAATCGCTGCCACCAAAGGCACCGACCCTTATTTGTTCACGCTGCGCGCCCTGCAACAGGCGAAGCTGAGCAAAGACGATGTCGAACTTCTGCATCTGCAACACCCGGACGGCCGCATCGCACTGGAGAAAGGTGACGTCGACGCCTGGGCAGGACTCGATCCGCACATGGCCGCGAGCGAGATTCAGGCCGGCTCGCGTCTGCTGTATCGCAACAAGGATTTCAACAGCTACGGCGTCGTCAGCGTCACCGAGCGCTATGCGAAAGAGCACCCGGAAGCCATCAAGACCGTGCTCGGCGCGTACGAAAAAGCCCGTGAGTGGTCACTCAAGAATCCAGACCAACTGGCGCAATTGGTCGCCACCGAGTCGGGCCTGCCACTGGACGTCGCCAGGCTGCAGCTAAGCCGTACCGACCTCAGCAACCCGCGACTGACAGAGCAGGACACCACCGCGTCGAAGGCAGCTGCACCGATCCTGGTCTCCGAAGAACTGGTGCGCAGAGGCACCGACGTCGGCCAGGTCATCGATCAATTGATCGACCCAAGCTACGCCGACGCGGTCGTCGTCAAGCCATGA
- a CDS encoding DNA-3-methyladenine glycosylase family protein: MPEPLHPHASRLIPFHPPFDWQRMLDFFAARMTAGVEAVVEGAYLRNIEFKGCPGALSVEMAADGRHLLATAHGEVSRYIDELVVPVSHMFDLYVEPGQVDESLSRDPWLASLVQRRPGLRVPGAFSGFELAVRTIVGQQVSVKGATTIVGRLVQRAGVQVSDHLHHQVGWRFPTPEALAQVNLDKIGMPGKRVETLQRLAAAVASGELSLDVRHGDIGDLRRQLLAMPGIGPWTVEYIAMRAWRDPDAWPAADLVLMNLMTLQEPDLLRLPQHKARAEAWRPWRAYAAMHIWNSAADVAGKQKGG, from the coding sequence ATGCCGGAACCTCTGCATCCGCACGCCTCGCGCCTCATCCCTTTTCATCCGCCGTTCGACTGGCAACGCATGCTCGACTTCTTCGCAGCCCGCATGACCGCAGGCGTTGAAGCGGTGGTCGAGGGCGCCTACCTGCGCAATATCGAGTTCAAGGGCTGCCCGGGCGCGTTATCGGTGGAGATGGCGGCTGATGGGCGGCATCTGTTGGCGACCGCCCACGGCGAAGTCAGTCGGTACATAGATGAACTGGTCGTGCCGGTCTCGCACATGTTCGATCTGTACGTTGAACCCGGGCAGGTCGATGAGAGCCTTTCCCGGGATCCGTGGCTGGCATCTCTGGTGCAGCGTCGTCCGGGGCTGCGCGTGCCGGGGGCTTTTTCCGGTTTCGAGCTGGCGGTGCGTACGATTGTCGGCCAGCAGGTCAGCGTGAAAGGCGCGACGACGATTGTCGGGAGGCTGGTGCAGCGCGCCGGCGTCCAGGTCAGCGACCACCTCCATCATCAGGTCGGTTGGCGATTTCCGACGCCCGAGGCACTGGCGCAGGTCAATCTGGACAAGATCGGCATGCCCGGCAAGCGGGTCGAGACCCTGCAGCGCCTCGCTGCGGCGGTGGCCAGTGGCGAGCTCTCCCTGGATGTCCGTCATGGCGACATCGGCGATCTGCGTCGACAGTTGCTGGCCATGCCCGGCATCGGTCCCTGGACCGTGGAGTACATTGCCATGCGCGCATGGCGTGACCCTGACGCCTGGCCGGCGGCCGATCTGGTGCTGATGAACCTCATGACGCTGCAGGAGCCAGACCTGCTGCGCTTGCCTCAGCACAAGGCGCGTGCCGAAGCATGGAGGCCGTGGCGGGCGTATGCCGCCATGCACATCTGGAATTCCGCTGCAGATGTGGCGGGAAAACAAAAAGGCGGTTGA